TGATGGCGTTGCAAACGTCGCTCGCCGGCGCGCAGGCGACCCAGCGGGACTCGCAGGTGCAGACGGGCCTTTCCAATCGGCTGGCGCGCTATTCCGTGGGGCCGATGCGAGCGGTCGAGGAGGACGAGGCCGAGAATGATGTGAACTACCACATTCAGGTCGGGCGCGAAGAGGTGACGAACGAGGACCGCGCCCTGCTGCGCGGATTCTGGCGCATTAGCGTAACGGCCTCGTGGACCGATGACGGCGGCCCGCAGGAGTGGACGGCCTCGCATCTTGTTTACCGGAGCGACGGATGAAACGGACCCGCGGCTTCACGCTCTTCGAGATCCTCATCTCGATCGCGATTTTTCTGATGCTGGCGACCGGCATTTTCGCGGCCGTGAAGGCGGCCTTCACCGCCACGTCCCAGGTGGCGACGGCGCAGCTCGATTCCGAGCGCCGCGAAGCCTTCCAGCAGCTCCTTCGGCGCTTTTTTCTCAGTCTGCCGCCTGAGGCGAAGGTGGAACTGCGGCTGCGAAAGCAATCCGGCCGCGGCGATGTCGTCGAGTTGCTCGCGTGGCCGGTGCCGCCGTTTCTGCGCTTCGGAACGGATTCCAGTGACGGCATCGCGATCACGGGGCTGCCGGATGGGCGTGGAAATTTCCGGCTGTCGCTGGGATATTTCCGCGCCGACGACCCGCCCGAGAAGCGCGACCTTGCGCTCGAGGACGCCCATTGGCTGACG
This genomic stretch from Chthoniobacterales bacterium harbors:
- a CDS encoding prepilin-type N-terminal cleavage/methylation domain-containing protein, producing the protein MRSERRRSRGRGGFTLLEVLMAVAIFAFASIGLLMALQTSLAGAQATQRDSQVQTGLSNRLARYSVGPMRAVEEDEAENDVNYHIQVGREEVTNEDRALLRGFWRISVTASWTDDGGPQEWTASHLVYRSDG
- a CDS encoding prepilin-type N-terminal cleavage/methylation domain-containing protein → MKRTRGFTLFEILISIAIFLMLATGIFAAVKAAFTATSQVATAQLDSERREAFQQLLRRFFLSLPPEAKVELRLRKQSGRGDVVELLAWPVPPFLRFGTDSSDGIAITGLPDGRGNFRLSLGYFRADDPPEKRDLALEDAHWLTLLPDVKEIRWRFAPARNPVLVDSWNGGSGRPGIAELTLNMADGTDGTYSYWIPPLQRRSSGGGEDSNQPPPAAAPAGENPGGQAPPAEDADEGGTQ